The sequence below is a genomic window from Draconibacterium halophilum.
TGTCTTATTTTAAGGCAGCCTTTTTTTGTTGAACAATCCCAGGTGGTATTAGATTTGTCGACACAAGTCTAATTCCATCCTGTTGATTGGTTTTGATTCCGTTAGCCGTCGAGCCACCTCAAATCTTTTTTTCGGTAATTTCATAAAAACACCTGCTCAAAACAGGGGGCTTTTTCACGTAAGTATTAAAAATCGGATGAAAATGTACCTTACGTTTATATTATTGCTAATAAAGTATAAATTTGTAAGCTTAAAATTCGAAAAGTAAAAAGGCTGTAAAAGGGCCAACAGACAAATTAAAGGCAGAAAAAATAAACATCATGGCACGTTTAAAAATCAAAGAGATTCTGAAGAGTGGCGAAACAGGCAGCGAAGTGGTTGCCAAAGGTTGGGTAAGAACAAAACGCGGAAGTAAAAATGTAAATTTTATTGCGCTAAACGACGGATCTACTATTCATAATCTTCAGGTGGTAGTTGATGTTGCAAGCTTTGAAGAAGAATTATTACACAAAATAACAACCGGAGCCGCAATAGCCGTTACCGGAGAATTGGTAGAATCGGCCGGAAGTGGACAGAGCGTTGAGTTGAATGCAAAATCGATTGATTTGTTGGGAGCTGCCGATCCGGAAAAATATCCAATTCAGCCCAAAAAACATTCGCTCGAGTTTTTGCGCGAAAATGCTCACCTGCGTTTCCGTACCAATACGTTTAGTGCCATTTTTCGTATCAGGCACGCTATGGCTTTTGCCATTCATAAATATTTTAACGAAAAAGGTTTTAACTACCTGCACACGCCAATTGTAACGGCCAGCGATGCTGAGGGTGCCGGACAAATGTTCCGTGTTTCTACGCTTGATCCAAAAAATCTACCATTAACCGAAGATGGTGAGATAGATTACAGCCAGGACTTTTTCGGAAAAGCTACCAACTTAACGGTTTCCGGTCAGTTGGAAGGTGAGTTAGGCGCACTGGCACTTGGCGAAATTTATACTTTCGGACCAACATTCCGTGCCGAGAACTCGAATACAACACGTCACCTTGCCGAGTTCTGGATGATCGAGCCTGAAATGGCTTTTTACGATCTGAAAGATAATATGGATCTGGCAGAAGAATTCCTGAAATACTGTATTCAGTATGCTTTGGATAACTGTATGGATGATCTGAAGTTTTTAGCAGATCGTTTAAAGCAGGAAGAGAAAAATAAACCACAGGATCAACGATCGATGGATTTGATCGAAAAGCTGGAGTTCGTTCTGAAAAGCGATTTTGTGCGTTTGCCTTACACCGAGGCCATTACTATTCTTAAAAATTCGAAACCATATAAAAAGAAAAAATTCCAGTTTCCGGTTGATTGGGGAGTTGACTTGCAAAGCGAACACGAACGTTACCTGGTGGAGAAACATTTTAAGTGCCCGGTAATTCTTACCGATTACCCAAAAGATATTAAAGCGTTCTACATGAAACAGAACGACGATGAAAAAACAGTTGGTGCAATGGATGTGTTATTTCCGGGAATTGGTGAAATTATTGGTGGTTCGCAACGTGAGGAAGACCTTGAAAAACTGACAACCCGCATGAAAGAGATGGATATTCCGGCTGAAGAAATGTGGTGGTATTTGGATACCCGCCGCTTTGGTTCGGTTGAACACAGTGGCTTTGGTCTTGGTTTCGAGCGCCTTATGCTGTTTGTTACCGGAATGGGTAACATCCGGGATGTAATAGCTTTTCCGCGTGCACCTAAAAATGCTGAATTTTGATGGTGTGATTTAGAGAAGCTACTCCAAAAAAAATGTTATTTTTACGGGAGTAACAATTGGGATTATGGAGCAAAAACTAACATTACAACAGAAGCTGCTCCAAAAGTTATCACCTCAGCAAATTCAGGTGATCAAACTTTTGGAAATCCCAACTATGCAACTCGAGCAGCGAATCAAAAAGGAATTGGAGGAAAATCCGGTTTTGGAATTAGAATCGGACAGCCCCTCGTCGGATGACGATCAACTGAGTGACAGCCAGGATAATAATTCGGATGTTGACAATGAAGAGTTTTCGGTTGACGATTATTACGAGGACGATGAAATTCCAACTTATAAGTTAAATGTAAATAATTACTCCAAAGACGATAAATACATTGATGTACCATTTTCGGTAGGGACAAGTTTTCATGAGTTTTTGAATGAACAGTTGGGACTTGCCGACCTGGATGATGAGGAGCAGCAATTAGCCGAATATATTATTGGCAACATTGACGACGACGGATACCTTCGGCGAGATTTAATGGCCATTAGCGATGATTTGGCCTTTAATATGAACCTTGATGTTCCGGAAGAAAAACTGGATAAAATTTTACGGGCTATTCAGGAATTTGATCCTCCCGGCATTGCCGCCCGCGATTTGCGCGAATGTTTGTTGTTGCAACTTCAACGGAAAGAAGGAAAGAGGTTTGAATTGGCAAAAGCGATTGTAAAAGACTATTTCGCGGAATTCACAAAAAAACATTACGATAAAATAAGATCGAAACTGGAGCTTTCTGATGAGGAATTAAAAAAAGGTATTGACGAGGTTCGTAAATTAAATCCAAAACCTGGCAGCTCCTACAATAACCCTTTAAATAAATCAAATCAGCATATTGTTCCCGATTTTCTTTTAGAGCTCGTTGATGGGGAGTTAAGCCTTTCATTAAATCAGCGTAATGTTCCGGAGCTAAAAATAAACGATACGTATTCGGAAATGCTGAAAACCATGAGTCAAAACCAGAAGGCGCAGAAAACCGATAAAGAAGCTGCCACTTTTGTGAAACAAAAAATGGACTCGGCAAAATGGTTTATCGATGCTATACACCAGCGGCAAACTACTTTGTTGCTTACCATGTCGGAGATTATTAGTTTTCAGAAAGCGTATTTTCACGAAGGTGATGAAACAAAACTTCGACCAATGATTTTAAAGGATATTGCCGAAAGAACCGGGCTTGATATTTCAACCATTTCAAGGGTTTCAAACAGCAAATACATTCAAACGCATTTTGGTATTTACGCGCTTAAATATTTCTTTTCTGAGGGTATGGCAAAAGATGACGGGGAAGAAGTTTCTACTCGTGAAATTAAAAAGATACTGCAAGAATGTATTGAGGGAGAGGATAAGCATAAGCCTTTAACCGATGAGAAACTGGCAAAGATACTTAAAGAAAAATCATACAATATTGCGCGAAGAACTGTTGCCAAATACCGCGAGCAGTTGGGAATATCGGTAGCACGTTTACGTAAAGAATTATAAGATGTCGGAGAAAATAGCGAGGATTATATCCATAATATTTCATCCGGTATTGATTCCAACAATTGGAATGTTTCTGCTAATGCATTCCGGATTTTATTTCGAATTACTTTTATGGGAGGCAAAACGTTTTATCCTGTTGGTTGTATTTTT
It includes:
- the asnS gene encoding asparagine--tRNA ligase encodes the protein MARLKIKEILKSGETGSEVVAKGWVRTKRGSKNVNFIALNDGSTIHNLQVVVDVASFEEELLHKITTGAAIAVTGELVESAGSGQSVELNAKSIDLLGAADPEKYPIQPKKHSLEFLRENAHLRFRTNTFSAIFRIRHAMAFAIHKYFNEKGFNYLHTPIVTASDAEGAGQMFRVSTLDPKNLPLTEDGEIDYSQDFFGKATNLTVSGQLEGELGALALGEIYTFGPTFRAENSNTTRHLAEFWMIEPEMAFYDLKDNMDLAEEFLKYCIQYALDNCMDDLKFLADRLKQEEKNKPQDQRSMDLIEKLEFVLKSDFVRLPYTEAITILKNSKPYKKKKFQFPVDWGVDLQSEHERYLVEKHFKCPVILTDYPKDIKAFYMKQNDDEKTVGAMDVLFPGIGEIIGGSQREEDLEKLTTRMKEMDIPAEEMWWYLDTRRFGSVEHSGFGLGFERLMLFVTGMGNIRDVIAFPRAPKNAEF
- the rpoN gene encoding RNA polymerase factor sigma-54: MEQKLTLQQKLLQKLSPQQIQVIKLLEIPTMQLEQRIKKELEENPVLELESDSPSSDDDQLSDSQDNNSDVDNEEFSVDDYYEDDEIPTYKLNVNNYSKDDKYIDVPFSVGTSFHEFLNEQLGLADLDDEEQQLAEYIIGNIDDDGYLRRDLMAISDDLAFNMNLDVPEEKLDKILRAIQEFDPPGIAARDLRECLLLQLQRKEGKRFELAKAIVKDYFAEFTKKHYDKIRSKLELSDEELKKGIDEVRKLNPKPGSSYNNPLNKSNQHIVPDFLLELVDGELSLSLNQRNVPELKINDTYSEMLKTMSQNQKAQKTDKEAATFVKQKMDSAKWFIDAIHQRQTTLLLTMSEIISFQKAYFHEGDETKLRPMILKDIAERTGLDISTISRVSNSKYIQTHFGIYALKYFFSEGMAKDDGEEVSTREIKKILQECIEGEDKHKPLTDEKLAKILKEKSYNIARRTVAKYREQLGISVARLRKEL